The following proteins are co-located in the Gossypium hirsutum isolate 1008001.06 chromosome A02, Gossypium_hirsutum_v2.1, whole genome shotgun sequence genome:
- the LOC107952168 gene encoding receptor-like protein kinase ANXUR2, whose protein sequence is MVASKSSDPYSAKHPFPNFFSFWRKAKKPNEDSPPWTRLYRRFTLKELRLATDNFGLKIGQDSHYSVYKGFINGGFNETVAIKMYDNNSLISHRYFLSEMELPWKRDHPNVLSLIGYCIQGSQRYTVFEYMPHGTLHGQLHSKNDSKTLLSWKKRLEICIGAARGIEFLHSGNPLIIHRAIKPSNILLDNNWFAKISDFNFSKMVPTRLSDSDSHVSTDICGTLGYIDPEYIVSGLLTLKSDVYSFGVVLFEVLSARKPMERSILEEQGINVMQWWRQCVEDDRVGDIMDPRMKVEVAPDCLKAYADIAYKCSNERGSERPSMADVVKRLELILLFQECFEADLPFSPSWLASIAPSPKKNEPLSGVEFQDSDISVSDYNSEELLRD, encoded by the coding sequence ATGGTTGCATCAAAATCTTCCGATCCTTACTCAGCCAAACACCCTTTTCCTAATTTCTTCTCTTTCTGGAGAAAAGCAAAGAAACCCAACGAAGATTCGCCACCATGGACCAGACTATATCGAAGGTTTACACTGAAAGAGCTCCGCCTTGCAACCGACAACTTTGGGTTGAAAATAGGCCAAGATAGTCATTATAGTGTTTACAAGGGTTTCATCAATGGCGGCTTTAATGAAACGGTTGCTATCAAGATGTATGATAATAATTCACTCATTAGCCACCGCTATTTTCTGAGCGAGATGGAATTGCCATGGAAGCGAGATCACCCCAATGTCCTTTCTCTCATTGGTTACTGCATCCAGGGATCACAGAGGTATACTGTGTTTGAATATATGCCCCATGGAACCCTCCATGGCCAACTTCATAGCAAAAACGACTCAAAGACCCTGTTATCTTGGAAAAAAAGGCTTGAAATTTGCATTGGAGCTGCTCGTGGAATAGAGTTCTTACATTCAGGTAACCCCTTGATCATCCACAGGGCCATTAAACCTTCCAACATTCTTCTAGACAATAATTGGTTTGCTAAGATTTCCGACTTCAACTTTTCCAAGATGGTTCCAACAAGGTTGTCAGATTCGGATAGTCATGTCAGCACCGACATATGTGGCACTCTGGGGTATATAGACCCTGAATATATTGTGAGTGGTCTTCTCACACTGAAATCCGATGTTTATAGCTTTGGGGTTGTTTTGTTTGAGGTTTTATCTGCAAGAAAACCAATGGAAAGAAGCATACTAGAGGAACAAGGGATAAACGTAATGCAATGGTGGAGACAGTGCGTAGAAGATGATAGGGTTGGTGACATCATGGATCCTCGCATGAAGGTTGAGGTGGCACCAGATTGTTTAAAAGCATACGCTGATATAGCGTATAAATGCTCAAACGAACGAGGAAGTGAACGACCATCAATGGCGGATGTGGTGAAAAGGCTTGAGCTGATCTTGTTGTTCCAGGAATGTTTTGAAGCTGATTTACCTTTCTCACCATCTTGGCTAGCATCTATTGCACCTTCCCCAAAGAAGAATGAGCCTCTGTCTGGGGTTGAGTTCCAAGACTCGGACATCTCCGTCTCCGATTACAACTCGGAAGAGCTTCTTCGTGATTGA